The genomic DNA CCTCAGTAGGCatacactctcgggcatactggCTAAGTCAAACGAACTCTCGTTCATATTCGGTAACCAACATGTGACCCTGCTTAAGTTCAaggaattccttacgtttttggtCAATAAACCTCTCGCTAATATACTTATTCCAGACttcctcctgaaagaagtcccaactaACTGCCTCCCTAGGTACAactgaaatcaaagtcttccaccaatggtggGCATCATCCCTCAACAACAaaatagcacacttcaaacactcatcaggtgtacaagacagttCCTTGAACATccgaatagaattctcgagccaaaactcgactctctcagcatcatcctcAGTGTTAGCTCTAAACTCCTGTGCTCcttgtttttgaatcttatcCACAAGAGTTTTAAAAAATCTTATAAAATTTATACCTCAAGGCATCATGGGTACAGGTTGAGGGTTCGTAGGGGGTGCAAGAGGTTGTGTCTGAGCGGCTGGGTTTGCACGG from Gossypium arboreum isolate Shixiya-1 chromosome 9, ASM2569848v2, whole genome shotgun sequence includes the following:
- the LOC108455590 gene encoding uncharacterized protein LOC108455590; this encodes MDPERAVVDDVESNAPAPAQGTVPEESRPVTIQKQGAQEFRANTEDDAERVEFWLENSIRMFKELSCTPDECLKCAILLLRDDAHHWWKTLISVVPREAVSWDFFQEEVWNKYISERFIDQKRKEFLELKQGHMLVTEYEREFV